The DNA window AGGAAGGCGTCACCGGCTCCGGTGGTGTCGACCACCGATACGGCCGGTGCCGGCACTGACCCGGCCCCGTGGGAGTCGATGTAGGCGGCGCCGTGCCCTCCGGCGGTGACCACGACGGTACTGGGTCCGAGTTGCCGTAGCTCGGCGGCTGCGGTGAGCGGGTCGTCGGTGGTTGTGTTTAGGATGGCAGCGGCCTCGTGTTGGTTGACCACCAGAACGTCGAGGTGCCGCAGCAGGGCGTTGTCGAGCTCCCGGTGGGGTACGAGGTTGCCGATGATGATCGGGGCGGGCCGTCGGTTTAGCAGCGCGGTGACCGGTTGGGGTGGCAGGTCGAGCTGAACAACTACGGCTTGTGCATCGAGGCCGTCGGTGGCGCGCCGGATGTCGTCGGTGGTGAGTTCCGTCGCGGGTGATAGGGCAAGCGTGATGTAGCTTTCGCCGTCGGGCGTGACTTCGATGATCGCCGCCCCGGTGGTCGTCTGTGGGAGGAGCGTGACGTGGCGGGTGTCGACGCCCGCGCCGGTCAGCGCCGCCGCGACCTGGTGACCCCAGCTGTCGTCGCCGACGTTGGCGATGAGACAGGAGCGTCCTCCGCGGCGGGCTGCGGCGATGGCTTGGTTGAGGCTCTTGCCGCCGGGACTGGCCGTTAAGGACGAGGCGAAGCT is part of the Micromonospora olivasterospora genome and encodes:
- a CDS encoding ribokinase, which encodes MTNQRDPNGVVDVAFVGRANIDLTVQVPRRASPGRTSFASSLTASPGGKSLNQAIAAARRGGRSCLIANVGDDSWGHQVAAALTGAGVDTRHVTLLPQTTTGAAIIEVTPDGESYITLALSPATELTTDDIRRATDGLDAQAVVVQLDLPPQPVTALLNRRPAPIIIGNLVPHRELDNALLRHLDVLVVNQHEAAAILNTTTDDPLTAAAELRQLGPSTVVVTAGGHGAAYIDSHGAGSVPAPAVSVVDTTGAGDAFLGSLALDLARGIPLPDVVTTAVHVGAQAVRHAGAQAS